A genomic segment from Triticum dicoccoides isolate Atlit2015 ecotype Zavitan chromosome 1A, WEW_v2.0, whole genome shotgun sequence encodes:
- the LOC119277543 gene encoding probable calcium-binding protein CML15, producing the protein MGKMRALFSRSRSGGRASRSSSTKSSSTPPSPARSPSVREDEMERVFRKFDANGDGRISRAELAALFESVGHAVTDDEVSRMMEEADSDGDGYISLAEFAAINAAPDAAVEEDLRHAFRVFDADGNGVISPAELARVLRGLGEAATVAQCRRMIEGVDRNGDGLVSFDEFKLMMANGKGFGLAQANVRA; encoded by the coding sequence ATGGGCAAGATGCGCGCGCTCTTCTCCCGCAGCCGCAGCGGCGGCCGCGCCAGCCGCTCCTCCTCCACCAAGTCATCGtcgacgccgccgtcgccggcgcggTCGCCCTCTGTGCGGGAGGACGAGATGGAGCGCGTGTTCCGCAAGTTCGACGCCAACGGCGACGGCAGGATCTCGcgggccgagctggcggcgctgtTCGAGAGCGTGGGCCACGCGGTCACGGACGACGAGGTGTCGCGCATGATGGAGGAGGCCGACTCGGACGGCGACGGCTACATCAGCCTCGCCGAGTTCGCCGCCATCaacgccgcgcccgacgccgccgtcGAGGAGGACCTCCGGCACGCCTTCCGCGTCTTCGACGCCGACGGCAACGGCGTCATCTCCCCCGCCGAGCTCGCGCGCGTGCTGCGCGGCCTCGGCGAGGCCGCCACCGTCGCGCAGTGCCGCCGCATGATCGAGGGCGTCGACCGCAACGGCGACGGCCTCGTCTCCTTCGACGAGTTCAAGCTCATGATGGCCAACGGCAAAGGCTTCGGCCTCGCCCAGGCCAACGTCCGCGCCTGA